The Paraburkholderia megapolitana genomic sequence TCTGCGTCCAGTCGCCATGCACCGAGCCGACCAGCTTGAGACCCGGATATTTTTTCAGCTCGTCGACGATGCCCGCATGAATCTCGTCGTCGACCGACACGCCGGCCAGGCCGCGAATTTCTAGCAGGTTACCGTTGCCGTTCAGGCGTTTCGCCAGGTAGTCGACCTGCATCGAACCGAGCTTGCGGAAGTCGACGGCGATCCGGTATGCGCAGGGTTCGGTAGCAATGCCGTCGAATGACACCACCGTGACGCCCACACCGCACGCCTGCTTGATGACGCCATTGAGCGCAGCAGGCGAAGCGGCATCGACGACGATCGCCTTGAAGCCTTGCAGGATCAGGTTCTGCATCTGCTGAACCTGCTCGGTTGCCTGACTCTCCGCGGTGGTGAAAGTCGGTGCGGCTGCAACGATCTTCTGCTTGACCGCGGCATCGGCGACGTTCGACCAGCTCTTGAGCATCATCTGACGCCAGCTGTTGCCCGCGTAGTTGTTGGACAGCGCGATCTTCACCGACGATGTGTCGCGGGTCGCCGTCTGTGCGCCGGCAAAGCTCGCCATGCCGAGACATAACAGCGCGACGGCAAGCGTGCTGCAGGCAACTCTGGTTCTCATTCCTCGTCTCCTGATTACCTGCTAGCGGCGCCTGGCGCCAGGGTCGGCGCACGACGTGGCAAACCGCCCCAAAACGGGTTTGTATGTATTTATTGATGAATCTGATGTTCTCCTGTGAACAATTTGGCGTCAATAGTTCTCGTCGCTGGGACTTTCCCTGGCGCTATGGTGTTGGCTGAAGGTGAATGCAGGCGGCCTGCGGCGCGACAGGGTGCAGACGATTCCGGCGCTCAACCGTAAGCATCGAGCCACGCGGCAATCTGGGCGTCGGCCTGGCGCGGCGTGACGGTCTCGCCGCTGGCGAGCACTTCGCCGGTCGCGGACGCAAACGCCTGTTCGTCGTCTTCGGCGTCGTCTTCCTCGATGGTCCAGCGATAGTCCACATGATCCGCAATCGGAGAAGGGCCGCCGACGATGCACACGCGGTAGCCGTCGACCAGTGCGACGAAGCCGGTGTCGGTGGCGGTGTAGGTGTAGCGCATGAAAAAGCTCCGGAGGAAGGGGAGAGGTGCGCAGCCGGTGCGCTCTGTCACCGGGTCGATTCTAGATTGATTGTCCGCGCAACGATGTGGGAACTGCCGGGACGTGTCTGTTTCATGAAACAACACTCAAGCGTATGAGCCTGGTTTCAGAACGATTTTCTAAAAATCGCCGGATCGATTTTGTAATGACATTGAATGCTACAGATGAGCGCTGGATAAGCACTGACGGATCGACTATCTTTAGCGTCACCCGATGCGCATATATCTGAATACCACGGAGGAACGCATGGCAATTACGAGGCAGGTCATCACGTCGCTGCAGCGCGACGGCACCGATATGCTCGGCACACGCAGTCTCGCTGTCAAGATCGTCGACGACAGCATTGTGTCCGGCTCGCTGCTCACCGTCGAAAGCAATCATTTCTGCGTGCTCAAATCGCGCGGTGCGGTTTTGAATGTTTACGAAACCGGCCAATATGCGCTGACCACACCCGATAAACCGATATTGGGCTCGATTGCGCAGGGTTTTTTCGGCGGCGCATCGCCGTGGATTTTCGAAGTCATTTACGTGAACCGTTCCAAACTGCTGGTGCGCAGCCAGGGTGTTGCGACCAGCGCGGAAATGGCCGAAATGGCGTATCAGGTCGATTACTACATTCATATCGATTCGAAGGAAGCGGCGCTCGATCTGATTACGCATCTGCCGTTCAACGGCCATGTGATCGATACGCAGGAAGTCGCCGATTACGCGAGCCCGGCGATCGAGCAGGCGATCAACCAGATCGTGCAGGTCACGAAGATGGAAAACATCAACGAACACATCAACGAGATCCGCGAATCGGTGAAGACGCATCTGGCCGATTTCCTGCGCATCTTCGGCATCATGCTGAACGACCTGAAGGTGCTGATCGTGCCGAAGGACGAACGGATGCGCGAACTGATCTCGCTACAGGCAATCGGCCTTACGCCGATCGAAGCGGTCCGTTACTACCTCGCGCTGCGCATGGCCGAGAAGGGCCTCGTATCCGCGCCCAATGCGGCTGCGGGATTGCCCTTCCAGATCGGCAGTCCGGCCACCGGGATCTATCCGGTGACGGCCGGCACGGGACTGACAGGACCCACCTGATCATGAGCCAGGACTTCTACGACGAAGGGGCGCTGCGGCAGGCCGCGATCAATCTGTTTCACGGCTGGGGCTACAACTTCTATCGCAAGGAGAACCAGCTGCGCGCCGACGATCAACTGGTGCGCAGCAAGGCGGGCTGGCTGCTCGGCACCGCGCGCGCGACGGTAGAGGCCGCCGAGGCCGCGTACCGTCGCGAGTTCTTTCCGACACCGACGCGCGAGAAGCCGTTTCCCGACCCGGCGCTCGCCGCCGATGCGCGCAAGCTCGAGCGGCTCGCGGCGGATATCGGTGTGATCGGCGGCCGGCTGCAGGCGCAGCCGGTGCCCGAGAACGATCGCATGACGCAGCGCTATCGCAACGAAGCGGGCACGCTTGAGGCGCTGATCGGTTGGGACGAGCGGCTCGTGGGCCAGTGCGCGCTGCTGAACGCGCTGACCGATGGGCGCACGGGCGTCTGGATGCTCGAGCATCTCATCGAACTGCAGGAGGGGCTGACTGCGCTCCAGCAGACACTGCGTAGCCGGGAAGCGGTGTTGCACGATCGCGCTGGGTAGCGCGTCGCGGGTAACGGCGGATGGCACGCGAGCGGTGTTGCTTCGTGCAGCACCGGGGGAAACATCGATACATTCAATGCACGGCGCGGTCGCACGCCGTTCTCCAATAACGTTCGAGGTGCGGCATGGAAGCGCTTGTAGTTGTCGTGGTTCTGGCTGTCGTCGGTCTGGCAATTTTCCTGTCGGTCCGGCGCTCGACAAAACGGACGCGCGCGAGAGAGCGCGAGTTCGAGTCGGTGGTGAATACCAGTTTCGGCAAGAACAGCGCGTTTCAGTCGCAAGTCAGCGCAGCGGTTGCCGACGCGCTCGCGAAGGCATCTGCGTCGGGGACGACGACAGGCGCGGGGCTCAGTGCGGCGGCGGTTGCCGATCTGTTCGCGAAAGCGAGGTCATTGGGGACTTCTGAGGGTGAGGAGTCCAGCAGCGAGACATCGGTCGATAGATCGATGCTTGGTGTGGCAGAAGTGCTGTCGGTGTTGTCGTTCACGGGCAGCCCGGAGGCGCAGCTCGAACTCGATGCGATCGGTGCGCCTAAGCGTCGGGTGACGATGAGTGTGCCGGAAGGGGCATCGGTGACGCGCGGCGACCGCCTTTACGTCGTGCTCGATTCGGACGATCCGTCGAAGGTCTCGCTTGCACCCACATCGCTGACCGGTGGGCAGACGCCGCCCGAAGGCGCGAACCGGCTCGATCCGCTGGTGCTTTGGCCGCAGATCCTGCGGGCTGGCGACAAGGCGAAGGGCGTCGTGAAGTCGGCGGAAATCATGCCGCTGGGCAATCCGTTGCTCGAGTCGCGCGGCCTCAGCAAATGGAATCTCGAGATCGAGGTCACGCCTCAGGGTGGCTGGCCGTATCGCGCGGAACTGACTACTACCTTGTCGACGCCCGAGAAGGCCGCGCGTATCGCGCACGCCGGTGCGGAACTGCCGCTGCGGGTCGATCCCAACGACCCGAAGACCATCGCAATCGACCCGATCGAAATGGGTTACGGCGATCCCTCTGAAGCGCTGAAATCGGCTGGACCGTTCGTGACCACGAAGGTGACCCGTTTCACGACTACCGGACCGGCGAGCGGTCATACGGTGATCCTGATGAGCGCCGGGCGCAACAAGATCAGCGTGATCAAGGAGGTGCGCGAACTTCTTGGGCTGGATTTGAAAGATGCGAAGGACCTTGTCGAATCCGCGCCGCAGAAGCTAAAGGACTATGCATCGACCGACGAGGCGCAGTTCGCGAGACAGCGTCTTGAAAGTGCGGGCGCGACGGTGGTTGTGGTCTAGAGATCGGCGCAGAGCGCGGGCGTTGGCTATCATGGACGGATCCTGCGAACAACTGGACGGACCTGGTATGAATCTCGCCGACTTCGATACGCTGACGTTCGACTGCTACGGAACCTTGATCGACTGGGAGACTGGCATCCTCGATGGGCTGCGGCCTCTTCTGGAACGCGTCAAGCGGCCTCTGACGCGCGATCAGGTGCTCGAAGCGCACGCGCGGCACGAAGCGTCGCAACAGATCTACACCCCTGCGAAGCGATACCAGGAACTGCTCGCGATCGTCTACAAACGGCTAGCCGAGGAATGGCAGGTCGCTGCCACGCTTGCCGAATGCATCGCATACGGCAAGTCGATACAGAACTGGCCGGCATTCGAAGATTCACCGGGCGCGCTGCAATATCTGAAGAAGCACTACAAGCTTGTCATTCTGTCGAACATCGATAACGAGAGCTTTGCCTATAGCAATGCAAAACTGCAGGTGGAATTCGACGGGGTGATCACAGCCGAGGACGTCGGGTCCTACAAGCCATCGCTACGCAATTTCGAATACCTGCTGGAAAAACTCGGCGATCGCGGAATTCGCAAAGAAAAGATCCTGCATACGGCGGAGAGTCTGTTCCAC encodes the following:
- a CDS encoding ABC transporter substrate-binding protein, which translates into the protein MRTRVACSTLAVALLCLGMASFAGAQTATRDTSSVKIALSNNYAGNSWRQMMLKSWSNVADAAVKQKIVAAAPTFTTAESQATEQVQQMQNLILQGFKAIVVDAASPAALNGVIKQACGVGVTVVSFDGIATEPCAYRIAVDFRKLGSMQVDYLAKRLNGNGNLLEIRGLAGVSVDDEIHAGIVDELKKYPGLKLVGSVHGDWTQTVAQKQVAGILPTLPKIDAVVTQGGDGFGAAKAFAEAGRPTPIIILGNRQEELAWWAQQRKSGYQTMSVTIPPGASTFAFWVAQQLLAGKKLPHDIRMPLLEVKAEELDAVLAKTPPGSLANKEYTRDEVIKIVEAQ
- a CDS encoding SPFH domain-containing protein, which codes for MAITRQVITSLQRDGTDMLGTRSLAVKIVDDSIVSGSLLTVESNHFCVLKSRGAVLNVYETGQYALTTPDKPILGSIAQGFFGGASPWIFEVIYVNRSKLLVRSQGVATSAEMAEMAYQVDYYIHIDSKEAALDLITHLPFNGHVIDTQEVADYASPAIEQAINQIVQVTKMENINEHINEIRESVKTHLADFLRIFGIMLNDLKVLIVPKDERMRELISLQAIGLTPIEAVRYYLALRMAEKGLVSAPNAAAGLPFQIGSPATGIYPVTAGTGLTGPT
- a CDS encoding ribosomal protein L7/L12, producing the protein MEALVVVVVLAVVGLAIFLSVRRSTKRTRAREREFESVVNTSFGKNSAFQSQVSAAVADALAKASASGTTTGAGLSAAAVADLFAKARSLGTSEGEESSSETSVDRSMLGVAEVLSVLSFTGSPEAQLELDAIGAPKRRVTMSVPEGASVTRGDRLYVVLDSDDPSKVSLAPTSLTGGQTPPEGANRLDPLVLWPQILRAGDKAKGVVKSAEIMPLGNPLLESRGLSKWNLEIEVTPQGGWPYRAELTTTLSTPEKAARIAHAGAELPLRVDPNDPKTIAIDPIEMGYGDPSEALKSAGPFVTTKVTRFTTTGPASGHTVILMSAGRNKISVIKEVRELLGLDLKDAKDLVESAPQKLKDYASTDEAQFARQRLESAGATVVVV
- a CDS encoding haloacid dehalogenase type II — protein: MNLADFDTLTFDCYGTLIDWETGILDGLRPLLERVKRPLTRDQVLEAHARHEASQQIYTPAKRYQELLAIVYKRLAEEWQVAATLAECIAYGKSIQNWPAFEDSPGALQYLKKHYKLVILSNIDNESFAYSNAKLQVEFDGVITAEDVGSYKPSLRNFEYLLEKLGDRGIRKEKILHTAESLFHDHKPANELGLASCWINRRHAKQGFGATLNPGTQPTFDFRFDSMGDLVKAHQQGSQQQ